From a single Fusarium fujikuroi IMI 58289 draft genome, chromosome FFUJ_chr03 genomic region:
- a CDS encoding probable CCT8-component of chaperonin-containing T-complex → MSLNIPNAPNAGLFKQGYNNYDSEDGAVLRNIDACRAIASTVQTSLGPYGRNKIVINHLQKMILTSDAATILRELDVVHPAAKLLVMASQQQEAEMGDATNLVIVLAGELLRKAEDLLRMGLKTSDIVIGYEKAQKFALETLEELAVDKVEDMRDQEELSKAISTVIASKQNGNEAFLADLVAEAVLNVLPKNPANFNVDNIRVVKIMGGSLEQSRVVKGMVFPKEPDGSVKKASRAKVGVFTCPIDAGQTETKGTVLLHNAKEMMDFTKGEESQLETSIKELYDSGLRVVVCGERVGDLAMHYLNRFGILCIRILSKFELRRVCRVVGATPLARLGAPMPDEMGSIDVVETLEIGGDRVTVFRQEDEVTRTATLVLRGATQNHLDDIERAVDDGVNVVKAITRDPRLVPGAGATEVELVERIQAHGEKTPGLSQYAIKKYGEAFEVVPRTIAESAGLDATEVLSRLYAAHANSDAWDIGVDIENDDNTGTIDAKDEGILDLLISKQWAIKLATEAARTVLSVDQIIVARQAGGPKPPGPNPNWDED, encoded by the exons ATGTCGCTCAATATCCCCAACGCCCCCAACGCGGGCTTGTTCAAGCAAGGTTATAACAA CTACGACTCCGAAGATGGTGCTGTACTTCGCAATATCGACGCCTGCAGAGCCATTGCATCCACTGTTCAGACCTCGCTTGGCCCCTATGGCCGCAACAAGATTGTCATCAACCATTTGCAAAAAATGATTCTTACCTCTGACGCTGCGACCATCCTACGCGAACTCGACGTTGTCCACCCCGCTGCCAAACTCCTCGTCATGGCTAgtcagcaacaagaagccgAGATGGGCGATGCTACCAACCTTGTCATTGTCCTCGCTGGCGAGCTCCTTCGAAAGGCAGAGGATCTGCTGCGCATGGGCCTCAAGACATCAgacatcgtcatcggctATGAGAAGGCCCAGAAATTTGCTCTTGAGACccttgaagagcttgctgTTGACAAAGTGGAGGATATGCGAGATCAGGAAGAGCTGAGCAAGGCCATCAGCACGGTTATTGCCAGCAAGCAAAACGGAAACGAGGCATTCCTTGCCGATCTTGTTGCCGAGGCTGTTCTCAATGTTCTTCCCAAGAACCCCGCTAACTTTAATGTCGACAATATCCGCGTGGTCAAGATCATGGGTGGAAGCCTGGAGCAGAGCAGGGTTGTTAAGGGCATGGTCTTCCCTAAGGAGCCTGATGGTTCGGTCAAAAAGGCCAGCCGCGCCAAGGTTGGTGTCTTCACCTGTCCTATTGACGCCGGTCAAACCGAGACCAAGGGTACTGTTCTCCTGCACAACGCCAAAGAGATGATGGATTTCACAAAGGGTGAGGAGTCTCAACTCGAGACTTCCATCAAGGAACTTTACGACTCTGGCCTCCGAGTTGTTGTTTGTGGTGAGCGTGTCGGCGATTTGGCGATGCACTACCTGAACCGATTTGGAATTTTGTGCATCCGAATTCTCAGCAAGTTCGAACTTCGAAGAGTCTGCCGTGTTGTCGGTGCCACCCCCTTGGCGAGGCTAGGGGCTCCTATGCCCGACGAGATGGGAAGcatcgatgttgttgagaccCTCGAAATTGGTGGAGACCGAGTTACAGTCTTCCGCCAGGAGGATGAGGTCACTCGAACCGCCACCCTTGTGCTTCGAGGAGCAACCCAGAACCatcttgatgatattgagCGCGCcgtcgatgatggtgtcaacGTCGTCAAAGCCATTACCCGCGATCCGCGGTTGGTTCCTGGTGCCGGTGCTACAGAAGTCGAGCTGGTTGAAAGGATACAAGCTCACGGTGAGAAGACTCCCGGACTTAGCCAGTACGCGATCAAGAAGTATGGTGAGGCTTTTGAGGTTGTTCCTCGCACCATTGCTGAGAGCGCCGGACTTGACGCCACCGAGGTTCTCAGCCGACTTTACGCTGCCCACGCAAACAGTGACGCTTGGGACATTGGCGTTGATATTGAG AACGATGATAACACTGGTACTATCGATGCCAAGGATGAAGGTATTCTGGATCTTCTCATCTCCAAGCAGTGGGCCATCAAACTTGCTACGGAAGCCGCCCGCACCGTTTTGTCTGTTGACCAGATCATCGTGGCACGACAAGCTGGAGGACCCAAGCCCCCTGGACCCAACCCT AACTGGGACGAGGACTAA